From the genome of Campylobacter concisus, one region includes:
- the nuoL gene encoding NADH-quinone oxidoreductase subunit L codes for MTLFCISLFFPLLSFIVSGLFSHSSKNFLLSIFCSLLMIISTTASLMLTASLGIDEPLNLSLKEFINFGSLDLNFGFYLDAISLIMLSTVGIVASIVHIYSVGYMKDDASFNRFFSYLGLFVFCMNVLVSSDNFIGLFIGWEGVGLCSWLLIGFWYKRPSANVAANEAFVMNRVADLAMLIGIFYIFYSFGSLKFSEVFNARSDFSGLNLGIIATLLFIGAMGKSAQFPFHTWLANAMEGPTPVSALIHAATMVTAGVYLVIRANFIFINVPEVSHFIAYLGTFVAIFAASIALVHNDLKKIVAYSTLSQLGYMFVAAGLGAYKIALFHLVTHAFFKSLLFLCAGNVMHAMNDELNIKKMGGLYKFMKPTALLSIIASCALAGFYPFAGFFSKDKILEVAFSENKFLWIILLFGAVLTAFYSFRLVMLVFFTKPKSEKHVHEAKNYMLAGMGVLGILSVISGFFWSNFSEFLEKSLKDFPLNLSHGSEIFLLALTLSLVLASAGFAIFAYKREIFKESVCESRIYKILQNAYFIPKFYEKFFINGYTLISQICKKFDEMIIDRSVDLVATALNKFAFLANKMQSGDLSIMLRFMVAGFALLLSFIFLLNGAK; via the coding sequence ATGACTTTATTTTGCATTTCACTATTTTTCCCGCTTCTTAGCTTTATCGTTTCTGGACTTTTTTCACATAGTAGTAAAAATTTTTTACTTAGTATCTTTTGCTCACTTTTAATGATAATCAGCACAACCGCCTCACTTATGCTAACGGCTAGTCTTGGCATAGATGAACCGCTAAATTTATCACTAAAAGAATTTATAAATTTTGGCAGTCTGGATTTAAATTTTGGCTTCTATCTTGATGCCATTAGCCTTATTATGCTTAGCACCGTTGGTATCGTGGCAAGTATCGTGCATATCTACTCAGTTGGCTATATGAAAGACGATGCGAGCTTTAACCGCTTTTTTAGCTACTTGGGACTCTTTGTCTTTTGCATGAACGTCCTTGTATCAAGCGATAACTTCATAGGCCTTTTCATCGGCTGGGAGGGCGTTGGACTTTGCTCGTGGCTACTCATTGGCTTTTGGTATAAAAGGCCTAGTGCAAACGTCGCTGCAAACGAAGCTTTTGTGATGAACAGAGTGGCTGATCTTGCGATGCTTATTGGCATTTTTTATATATTTTATAGCTTTGGCTCACTTAAATTTAGCGAGGTTTTTAACGCTAGAAGCGACTTCTCTGGGCTAAATTTAGGCATCATCGCCACACTTCTTTTTATAGGCGCCATGGGCAAAAGTGCGCAGTTTCCGTTTCACACTTGGCTTGCAAATGCCATGGAGGGGCCAACTCCAGTCTCAGCACTCATTCACGCTGCAACCATGGTAACAGCTGGCGTTTATCTAGTGATACGCGCAAATTTTATCTTTATAAACGTGCCTGAAGTATCGCACTTTATCGCTTACCTTGGCACATTTGTAGCGATATTTGCGGCTAGCATCGCGCTAGTGCATAATGACCTTAAAAAAATAGTCGCCTACTCGACGCTTTCGCAGCTTGGTTATATGTTCGTAGCTGCTGGCCTTGGCGCTTATAAGATCGCACTTTTTCACCTTGTCACGCACGCATTTTTTAAGTCACTTCTCTTTTTATGTGCTGGCAACGTCATGCACGCGATGAATGATGAGCTAAATATCAAAAAAATGGGCGGACTTTATAAATTTATGAAACCAACTGCACTCCTTTCTATCATCGCAAGCTGTGCGCTAGCTGGATTTTATCCATTTGCTGGCTTTTTCTCTAAAGATAAAATTTTAGAGGTTGCCTTTAGTGAAAATAAATTTTTATGGATCATTTTACTCTTTGGTGCTGTACTTACGGCATTTTATAGCTTTAGGCTTGTTATGCTCGTCTTTTTTACAAAGCCAAAGAGCGAGAAACACGTGCATGAAGCTAAAAACTATATGCTAGCTGGCATGGGCGTACTTGGAATTCTCTCAGTCATAAGTGGCTTTTTTTGGAGCAACTTTAGTGAGTTTTTAGAAAAAAGTTTAAAAGATTTTCCACTAAATTTATCTCACGGTAGTGAAATTTTCTTGCTCGCTTTAACACTTAGCCTAGTGCTAGCAAGTGCTGGCTTTGCTATATTTGCCTATAAAAGAGAAATTTTTAAAGAGAGTGTTTGTGAGAGCAGAATTTATAAAATTTTGCAAAATGCCTACTTTATCCCAAAATTTTACGAGAAATTTTTCATAAATGGCTATACGTTAATTTCACAAATTTGTAAGAAATTTGACGAGATGATAATCGATCGTAGTGTCGATCTAGTCGCAACAGCGCTAAATAAATTTGCATTTTTAGCAAACAAAATGCAAAGTGGCGACTTAAGCATCATGCTTAGATTTATGGTTGCAGGATTTGCCTTGCTTTTAAGCTTTATATTTTTATTAAACGGAGCCAAATAA
- a CDS encoding NADH-quinone oxidoreductase subunit M has translation MLSVIIFFPAISAMLGFLIENKSIKFYGASIALIELLLAIFICVNVDFQSYDFVLTHQVPLIPSLNISYFVGIDTISLTLIVLSAFMSFISIVALSDDGNLKHLIISVLFLETTMMGVFSALDMILFYSFWELSLIPLLYIIGAFGSKNRIYAAIKFFIYTFLGSVFMLVAIIFIGYLCYQKSGAFSFSLLDWYKLGIGENAQIWLFLAFFFAFGVKTPLFPFHTWLPYAHGQAPTIGSVLLASVLLKMGTYGFVRFSLPLFPDASLLLSGFVCVIAIIMIIYAALVAYAQSDIKQVIAYSSISHMGVIILGIFSLNLIGLGGSIFLMISHGIVSGVLFLLVGIIYERAHTKEICEFGGLAKVMPKYALIFFIATLASIGLPLTIGFVGEFLSLLGVFKLNKFFALLGGFSIIVGAVYMLVLYKRVFFGECKEKNLSLKDLNFKELATLVPLCLLIIALGIAPNLILKPLEPSVQNIISKMQTRAIKSETKDKILSLNDRSKL, from the coding sequence ATGCTAAGTGTAATCATATTTTTCCCTGCAATAAGCGCAATGCTAGGCTTCTTGATAGAAAATAAAAGCATAAAATTTTATGGAGCAAGCATCGCTCTCATAGAGCTTTTGCTGGCTATTTTTATCTGCGTAAATGTAGATTTTCAGAGTTATGACTTTGTTCTAACGCATCAAGTCCCGCTCATACCAAGCCTAAACATCAGCTATTTTGTTGGTATAGACACCATTTCGCTAACACTTATCGTACTTAGTGCATTTATGAGCTTCATCTCTATCGTGGCACTTAGTGATGATGGAAATTTAAAGCATCTAATTATTAGCGTGCTATTTTTAGAAACCACGATGATGGGCGTATTTAGCGCGCTTGATATGATCTTGTTTTACAGCTTTTGGGAGCTTAGCCTCATACCGCTACTTTACATCATCGGTGCATTTGGTAGTAAAAATAGAATTTATGCTGCGATTAAATTTTTCATCTATACATTTTTAGGCTCTGTCTTTATGCTAGTGGCGATCATTTTTATAGGCTATTTGTGCTACCAAAAAAGTGGTGCCTTTAGCTTTAGCTTGCTTGACTGGTACAAGCTTGGCATCGGAGAAAATGCTCAAATTTGGCTATTTTTAGCATTTTTCTTCGCTTTTGGCGTGAAAACTCCGCTATTTCCATTTCACACGTGGCTACCTTACGCACACGGACAGGCTCCGACTATCGGCTCGGTGCTGCTTGCTAGCGTGCTTTTAAAGATGGGCACTTACGGCTTTGTGAGATTTTCACTTCCACTTTTTCCAGACGCGAGCCTACTTTTAAGCGGCTTTGTCTGCGTCATAGCTATCATAATGATCATCTACGCAGCCCTTGTTGCCTACGCGCAAAGCGACATAAAACAAGTTATAGCTTATAGCTCAATCTCACACATGGGCGTCATCATACTTGGCATCTTTTCACTAAATTTAATAGGTCTTGGTGGCTCTATATTTTTGATGATAAGCCACGGTATCGTAAGCGGCGTGCTATTTTTACTAGTTGGCATCATCTATGAGAGGGCTCACACAAAAGAAATTTGCGAATTTGGCGGCCTTGCTAAGGTGATGCCAAAGTACGCGCTCATATTTTTTATAGCAACGCTTGCAAGTATCGGCCTTCCACTAACGATCGGTTTTGTGGGTGAGTTTTTGAGCCTTCTTGGCGTCTTTAAGCTAAATAAGTTCTTTGCGCTACTTGGTGGTTTTAGTATCATCGTGGGCGCCGTTTATATGCTAGTACTTTATAAAAGAGTCTTTTTTGGCGAATGCAAGGAGAAAAATTTGAGCCTAAAAGATCTAAATTTCAAAGAACTAGCCACTCTTGTACCACTTTGCTTGCTTATCATCGCCCTTGGTATCGCACCAAATTTGATCCTAAAGCCGCTTGAGCCAAGCGTGCAAAATATCATAAGCAAGATGCAAACTAGAGCTATAAAAAGCGAAACGAAGGATAAAATTTTATCCCTAAATGATAGGAGCAAACTATGA